atttatattaccaTCAACGGTTCGAAATCCGGtgctatatatttgttgATACATATTTCGGAAGAACATCATATcactaaaaatattgtcaTTTGGATTAAATGCATTACCACTATTTGTAAATTCAATCCGATAATTGCCATTACTTCTGCTACCCCCAATATGGCTACTACTATTCCTATGTCCGTTACTACTCCTAGTGTAACTACTATTCCTATTGGAATTGTTTGGACTGTTTTGATCACTATTGTTGGCATTTGATCGATTATCCCTATTATAATGAACCGAATGAAAACTAACTGGGTCGTCTTCATCAATTTTTTCTACAAACCCAACATTATTACAActtttacattttaattCGCCATCACAAATAATTTCAACATCACTTGTTCTTTTTACATCTTCACAACTAtgacaaaaatattcataatcaTCAACCTGATTCATAATAAAGGCTCtttcttgtttttttttctgcccgtatttctatatatttaactagccgttctttttttttttttttttttagctaTTTTTGCCTATTTAATTccctttaaaaaatatatttttttttattgacaaaaaaataaaaaatatgcaaaaaataattcaatatttctttcaaaatattttaaaacgtgtatttcatttttcatttataatcAGTGCCCCAAAAATGTTAACAAAATCAACCCAcgaaaatatacatatatgtgatatagctaatataaaaaagtaattatatatgtagcTTTTTATGGGCGGTGGCTTGGTTTCtctatttaattatacatTTGTTTGTATGTTCGTTTTTATCACccctttcttttttgttgatatatttatgatgcttactttatatattacatacaTAATCATATGCTATAATCCCAATTTACCAAAAATGTAaacatacataatatattttatataattttatcatgtcaaaatttgtttcttttttttaatttaaaaaaaatattgtaaaacaaaaaaaaaagcaaaactcgcatgtacatatagaatgattatatatagtacAAGCTTATAACATTAGAACttgaaaaatttttatatataataaaaatcttaattattttgatgttataaaaaaaaaaaaaataatttataatttaatggtgttatatttaaaaaatgaaaaaaattactttaaaataacatgaatatttctttctatattattaacacgcattcattaattaaacatttacaatatttttatatttactaaaaaaaggaaaacaatattaaaaaatatattaactatatatatgtatataattattatatgcgcaaaatataatatatatatattttttttacgtGAAGTTTTTACactatataataacatatttatttatatttttttgtatatcccttaatatatagaatatatttaaaattctTTTAAACTCACaagtattttttcatttttaacaattaCACCACtgcataatattatatataatttatatccactgattaataatatgcatccccctatttatttttgtacttatatatttttttatagccAAATTTTGTAGgaacatgcatatattattgcgAAACAATTCTTAAATGCTTTATGTGtttttaaacatatatataatattatatatacatatgaatTGGTACTTGCATAcctaaatataatattacacatacttttttcttatttgcACTTTTAAGTATAATTTaagcaaatatattttttgtacaTTGTATGTATGTACGCGTTTTATGTTTAATTTACATACTATATAAAACGCATAAAGGAAAAttaactatatatttttttatcttctaTACTCCTTACGGCTTAATACTGCATActtgataataaatttttcgtatgccaaaaaaaaataaaatatcgcGAAAGTGTCATTacattctttattttttggtgGATGGGATTTCGTGTGTGCTACTAAAATatgtgtaataaaaaagccgaggaataataataaaatatagctTAACCCATCAAACCAATAATTTCCATccttaataatatatacatatgtacatacatacatacatatgcaCGGCATAATTACACAATTCCGTGAAATATTCGTTAccctttatatatttttggaggataggaaaaaaaatacctTTAAGACCATATAAAggaatatttattcatgCTATCgaatttcataattttccataaaaaaaataaataatcatataataaagccCTTATGATATCTtgtaatatatcatatatttaaatgttttcacaaaataattcatcCACATGTatagttaaaaaatatattatcacaTAAGTTCCTCACGACatacttatttttgtaaaaacgtaaaattatatttatttaaaatttttaatttattccTTCATCCATcttttaagaaaaaaaaagtattacATATCATAATCCATTGAGTAAAATATATCGAGGCATAAgctaaataatttatatataggcttatatattttaatcgGTTTTGCacacattttatttgtataaatttgtGCTTACCTTTGATTGATTATAACTATTGttccttattttttttatttcaaaagtTCACATATActaatatgtaaaaattaatggTTATACTTAAACAAAATGAGAATTCGTATAATGTcgatatacaaataataattatatcatGCTTGGCtcttaaaatattctttgAATTTAAGTCTCcgtttcctttttttttattactctTAGTTGTATTACCATCTTATATTCATAACAAATTCCTAGCTCTAATTATGCGCTGTCTAAATAGCCACATACAATCTTGCGCATAAACATATTTCAAGCATTTCAAACATTTCAAGCATGCTTATTATTCCGCTTGgcttccattttttatcaccAAATTGATaagtaatattaaattataaaaggaTGTAacgaaaaattataatttgtaaATGTTAAGAAATGTatagttttatattatatgaaaaaaaatacacacacacaaaaggtatttataaatttaattatttttgctTATTATTCATGTAACCACAATGTGGTAGTTGTCGATAAATATTAAGTAAAGGATTAAACAAACATAAGTATGAAAATAAGTTGTAATAATaagttgtaaaaaaaataataaaaaaaaaaataaaaacataacgCTTAGCTGCAATGCAAAAGGGCATAGCGCGCACACACACgccaaataatttttttgatcaCCTGTTTATGATCCATATTATATGcgataaaatttattgcgcatattatttttaaatgatcaTTTATCAGGATTTGTATTGTCATCATAAATAACATCTCTATCATCTTTTGGTGAATATTCCTCtgatgttttattatttcttctggttgtatttcttttatatggTTTTCTTTTTGAATTAGAACTTGGGCTTTGTTCAATACTTTGATTTCTAGAATCTTGATCTTTATCATTTCCTGAGTAtccattttcttcataCCTTGCACTTCCTTCTCTTTCTACTGAATATTCTTcatcttttgttttttttgaactattttgattttctgttttattatttcttccATATCTATTCGATGTTGTTTTTCTTATCTTTTTTGTATCCTCTCTAtctgaaaaattattatctcGTCCTTCTGCTAAACTTCTTCTATGATCATCTTTCCCTTCATCACCTTCATTATATTCCTTTTCTCTTCGATCTCGATCCATATCTTCACTTCTATTATTCGGCCTTTTCCTTGTATAATTTCCTTCACCATTTTCTCTATGATAGCTACCACTATTACTACGTCTGTTATATTCCCTCCTATCATCACGATGCATTTTATCCCTGTCATagtcataatattttttatctccTCCAGGACCATGATAATTGTGTCctttatctttattattataataatgatgatcattttctctttctttatttttataaaatgaacTAACTGAAGAATctgtatatttaataacttCAACAGGAACcccattaaattttttccCATTTAAAACTTCAACTGCTCTTTTCATTgtttcataattataatattctaTTATACCATACcattctttattattaccattattattatatataacatttgCATAATTCACTGATCCGACTTCTCGACCAAAATCTTTTAAATCTTGCCAGCTTACTTTTtcatctatattttttactacAATTCttaatgaattttttttttcaatagattcaaatttattatctGAATAATTTCgggaatatttattttcataatttctTGGATCgcttttataattattataactaTTACCATAATTACCACTATAACTATTTTTGAATGGACTTAAATGATGTGCTTGTACACTTAACTCTTCTCCCATATAATGCTTCCCATTTTCTTCATGTATTGCATTTTCTGCATATATTGGTTTTGAATATTCTATAAATGCAAATCTTCTTTTCcattgaatatttataatatcacCATATTTAGCAAATTTTCTTCTTACTTCTTCTTCTCTTGCATCAGGAGATATATTTCctacaaatattttacatggatccccttttttataagcaTGACTTCTCATTTCTTTTGATCTTTCTCTTCTCATCATTccattattcatattattatgatggTTATCATAATGGGGTCTTCCTCTATCTCGATCCATAGAATATCTTTTTGTATCCATTCTATCATTTCGACCTCTAtaactattattataataattaccACCATGATGATTATTATTCCATTCATGATTGTGTCCTCtgtcatatatatgtttgtcattatttctttcttttgAAAAGTTTCTTTTAGGTGATCTATTATAAAACCTATCGCGAGGATAATTATGATGGTCATTATGTGGTGGtccattattataatattttctatcCTTTGAATAATTTCTATTCCTTTCTATATTTCCACCTTcatatcttttattataattatcatcatGGGATCTTCTATAATGCTCACGGCCACCACTTCTATCTCTTACATTTTCACGACCTCCACTTCGATCTCTCACATTTTCTCGACCTCCACTTCTGTCTCTTACATTTTCACGACTTCTAGATGAGTATCTTCGCCTTTCCCCTCCATGATAGGGTTCCTTTTCTTTTGTATGCATATCTGCTTTATTTGCAAAACGAGGATTATTCCTGCCTTTCCcgtatctttatttttattataattttttgtcgTATTTTCTACTATAGCAAGAATATTTGcttatctatattattcTTACTTTAATAAGACTATGTACAATGtgaaaatattcttttattatatctgATGCAGACATACatagaatatatatcactgaccaaaaattatacaacaaaaaattggaatataatatgtccaaaaatacaaaacattatacaattatataaacataagaATGTGTGGCCGAGCTACTACTTTTATGCTACTATTATAATAGGGAAAAGAAGCTATAAGCAAATATACTTGGcataatttatgtatataaaattgtacatatatatatatatgcatacttGATCaggcatataatatataatcttgtattcccattttttttatacaaatttgCATACTGTATGAACAAAAATTGTACATAAACAAGTCATTACttagatataaaaatatagcaaTTTGTTTAAACCATTATgaatttgaatatattcTCAAACTCTTCATTTCTAGCTTTGTTTAATTCGTATTCTtgtactttttatttttttttttatttttgggCATATTGGAATTTCTggttttaatttatataatacatatttaacgatttttttttcctctttaatatgtaatatattttaagttatatattatttttttgcattgTATTTCTAGCTGTAAAAGTATtctcaaatatatattatccacataaaatgcataatttttataaagctatatatattatagtaTTTTACATACAAtcttgaaaaaaataaataagttaatatataagcataaataattatttatatgtttcaATAATCATTCCTTtatcacatatatataagaaaaagtgttaatatttttatatgtaagaaaattaaaacaatatatgtacatatatatgtgcttatatataaacattttttttgtgacttaaaaaaattattattttttatatgctttCTTAAGGATATAACgctcaatttttttaattcatcttttaaataatcgTTTAACTGCTTCActatatttcataaaaaacattattgaatatatatttctttacatatggaattataatatatccatacagctttgtatttttcataagcttttaaaatattttaatctAATgccaaatataaaaatatttttactttcttATGAGATGAATAAATCTCTtgtgtttttaaaaaaaaatttactgACTagttttgcattttttatgcttttatatatagtctgcatttattttattttttgctaATAGActcatattatatgtatataattatatattcacaattttaattGCAAACATAGGTAACCATcataaaaagagaaaaacaaaataatattttataaccCAACCTTTGTATGTTTCTTATTTTGTTATCCTTTATGCATTTTACGAAATTTTTATACCATTTCTCacgataaaaatgtattgtatataattatttgcaAAATAGGAAAATAACAAGTGGCTATACGATAAAAAGTTTACTGTTAAATCcatttaatacatatatgtgtgtgtgtTAACAATAACCTTAAGAGcctatatatgcattacaACTATGTGCAATGactgcattttttatttatgtctGTTATATTGTTCTTATTCATTGCATGTCTGCATTGTTCTCATAAAATGGTTATTCttcaattattaatattagctatttttaaataaaattgaaatatccccaaaatttatatgcatatatcacataaaaaaaataatctcgaacaattttaataaaaaatacatttattcttatatataatgttatatattcacatattatcattatggacaaaaattataagtagtctcttttaatatgaacagttcataaaaaaaagaaacataaaaaaattatacaaatattttttcttttgttttcattCTTTTCtgtatgtattatataaagcTTAATATGTGTTATTAtcttatttaataaactatttgaaaattattgACAACTTAGacattttccatattttcaCTGTTTTAAacttatgtatattttatcttttccCCCACAACttccatattatataattgtcAATTATTCTCTCAAAAAAAGTGtgtgcaaaaaaaaaaaaaaaaaaaatctttAGCTAGCTCTTTtgtcgaaaaaaataaacatatttaattattccCCGTTTATATTCTctagttatatataatatctcTTTATaaactttattttctttctaCCTgcttaaattaaaaaaaatatgaaatcaTTTGAATGTCTTTTATCTCCCTATTTACTTTAATTAAAACACTCTATATGTCACTCTTAGTATTATACCAAAGAAGTATAACAAAATAGTGTagctaaataaaaaaaatatatatattgaaagTAAGTATGAAACTTTTAACTTCACAAAGCTTGCACTTCAAtcaaatacaaatataatggCAATACCTCTTTACATATTACTAGTTCGTCTGAAATTACTGCTACATTTATAtcctttaaatatatattatatatctttgaataaatatggCTACAATTACTGCTCACAAATATGTGTGTGCAAATTTTTGACATTTTCATAGGACTTAtaatttcttctttttttaattccctaaaatatatatttatttctatagaataatttattcaattgtatttttatatattatttcctttagtaacttttttttgcatttctTATATTCAATGATTATTACAAATTTAATGTccaataacaaaaaaaatataaataaaataatgacgtgataaaataaaatttggaAGTATATAATCtttttataacttttcaaaatattatcacaaaaaacaaaaaaaaattaaataaataattaaaacagAAAACGA
This Plasmodium chabaudi chabaudi strain AS genome assembly, chromosome: 12 DNA region includes the following protein-coding sequences:
- a CDS encoding RNA-binding protein, putative (pfam_scan;Pfam:PF00076.18; E()=1.8E-12;score=46.7;query 317-384;description=RRM_1;~pfam_scan;Pfam:PF00076.18; E()=1.1E-12;score=47.4;query 200-261;description=RRM_1;~iprscan;InterPro:IPR000504 : RNA recognition motif, RNP-1;Prosite:PS50102; score=13.788;query 198-268;description=RNA recognition motif domain;~iprscan;InterPro:IPR000504 : RNA recognition motif, RNP-1;Prosite:PS50102; score=11.435;query 315-393;description=RNA recognition motif domain;~iprscan;InterPro:IPR000504 : RNA recognition motif, RNP-1;Pfam:PF00076; score=1.1E-12;query 200-261;description=RNA recognition motif domain;~iprscan;InterPro:IPR000504 : RNA recognition motif, RNP-1;Pfam:PF00076; score=2.0E-12;query 317-384;description=RNA recognition motif domain;~iprscan;InterPro:IPR000504 : RNA recognition motif, RNP-1;SMART:SM00360; score=1.1E-9;query 316-389;description=RNA recognition motif domain;~iprscan;InterPro:IPR000504 : RNA recognition motif, RNP-1;SMART:SM00360; score=3.2E-15;query 199-264;description=RNA recognition motif domain;~iprscan;InterPro:IPR035979 : RNA-binding domain superfamily;Superfamily:SSF54928; score=2.73E-33;query 196-394;description=RNA-binding domain superfamily), coding for MHTKEKEPYHGGERRRYSSRSRENVRDRSGGRENVRDRSGGRENVRDRSGGREHYRRSHDDNYNKRYEGGNIERNRNYSKDRKYYNNGPPHNDHHNYPRDRFYNRSPKRNFSKERNNDKHIYDRGHNHEWNNNHHGGNYYNNSYRGRNDRMDTKRYSMDRDRGRPHYDNHHNNMNNGMMRRERSKEMRSHAYKKGDPCKIFVGNISPDAREEEVRRKFAKYGDIINIQWKRRFAFIEYSKPIYAENAIHEENGKHYMGEELSVQAHHLSPFKNSYSGNYGNSYNNYKSDPRNYENKYSRNYSDNKFESIEKKNSLRIVVKNIDEKVSWQDLKDFGREVGSVNYANVIYNNNGNNKEWYGIIEYYNYETMKRAVEVLNGKKFNGVPVEVIKYTDSSVSSFYKNKERENDHHYYNNKDKGHNYHGPGGDKKYYDYDRDKMHRDDRREYNRRSNSGSYHRENGEGNYTRKRPNNRSEDMDRDRREKEYNEGDEGKDDHRRSLAEGRDNNFSDREDTKKIRKTTSNRYGRNNKTENQNSSKKTKDEEYSVEREGSARYEENGYSGNDKDQDSRNQSIEQSPSSNSKRKPYKRNTTRRNNKTSEEYSPKDDRDVIYDDNTNPDK